From one Mya arenaria isolate MELC-2E11 chromosome 4, ASM2691426v1 genomic stretch:
- the LOC128230322 gene encoding protein CUSTOS-like, whose translation MAAPVESDLSSSSDENEDLAKIKEAVESSVAFFTGSKVQTNQANQLQHDETENKTHQNIMAILPSNRPDLSVEEDEGNHLLSTTPGFRRHVAAKLIKSLDNLIDSSSTCFQTTKCQQTTSNSDHQGIRLFHSSSLFISASENQPKQPSRRKRPPSSSDSSSEDERLAEASISHERIVEQSRVPYHSNMGPADVIIVRNTVPDVHNGCGSDSVHVHNGRGESRPSTCTDMTGLKDNAPEALPKKKHKKKKKQMLTT comes from the exons ATGGCGGCGCCCGTCGAAAGCGATCTGAGTTCATCCAGTGACGAAAACGAAGATCTTGCGAAGATTAAAGAAGCTGTGGAATCATCTGTAGCCTTTT TTACTGGATCCAAAGTGCAGACAAATCAAGCCAATCAGCTCCAGCATGATGAGACAGagaataaaacacatcaaaacatAATGGCAATCTTGCCATCAAACAG GCCAGACCTTTCCGTGGAGGAGGATGAAGGTAACCATCTACTCAGTACGACCCCAGGTTTCCGCAGGCATGTTGCAGCAAAACTGATCAAGTCACTAGACAA CCTGATTGACAGTTCCAGTACCTGTTTCCAGACAACGAAATGTCAGCAAACCACGTCTAATTCAGATCATCAAG GAATCCGACTGTTTCACAGTTCATCTTTGTTCATTTCTGCGAGTGAAAACCAGCCAAAACAGCCATCCCGTCGCAAACGACCCCCTTCATCCAGCGACAGTAG CTCAGAGGATGAGAGATTGGCAGAGGCCTCAATATCTCATGAGCGGATAGTGGAGCAGAGCCGGGTACCGTATCACAGCAACATGGGACCAGCAGATGTCATCATTGTTAGGAATACAGTACCTGATGTACATAATGGTTGTGGTAGTGACTCTGTACATGTTCACAATGGAAGGGGAGAATCTAGACCAAGTACATGTACTGACATGACTGGCTTGAAGGATAATGCTCCTGAAGCACTGccaaaaaagaaacacaaaaagaagaaaaaacagatGTTGACaacctga